From the genome of Monomorium pharaonis isolate MP-MQ-018 chromosome 2, ASM1337386v2, whole genome shotgun sequence, one region includes:
- the LOC105835545 gene encoding eukaryotic initiation factor 4A-I — protein sequence MSHTTERRNDDQWPGDSKNGPSESDQPTYDGPPGMDPDGIIESNWDVVVENFDEMNLKEELLRGIYAYGFEKPSAIQQRAILPCIRGLDVIAQAQSGTGKTATFSISILQQIDTTIKECQALILAPTRELAQQIQKVVIALGDFMHAECHACIGGTNVREDMRKLDQGVHVVVGTPGRVYDMISRRALRASSIKLFVLDEADEMLSRGFKDQIHDVFKLLPNEVQVILLSATMPSDVLDVSKCFMRNPIRILVKKEELTLEGIKQFFVYVEREDWKLETLCDLYDTLSITQAVIFCNTRRKVDWLTESMHKRDFTVSAMHGDMEQKERDLIMRQFRTGSSRVLITTDLLARGIDVQQVSLVINYDLPSNRENYIHRIGRGGRFGRKGVAINFVTEEDKRTLKDIEQFYNTHIDEMPMNVADLI from the exons ATGTCGCATACTACAGAGAGAAG AAATGACGATCAATGGCCGGGAGATTCGAAAAATGGTCCTAGTGAAAGTGATCAACCGACGTACGATGGACCTCCGGGAATGGACCCCGATGGCATCATCGAGTCCAATTGGGACGTT GTTGTGGAAAACTTCGATGAAATGAACTTGAAAGAAGAACTGTTACGTGGTATATATGCTTATGGGTTTGAGAAACCATCTGCAATTCAACAACGTGCCATTTTACCTTGTATAAGGGGGCTCGATGTTATTGCTCAGGCCCAGTCTG GTACTGGAAAAACTGCAACGTTCTCAATATCGATTCTTCAACAAATAGACACAACTATTAAGGAATGCCAGGCCTTGATCCTTGCACCAACCCGTGAATTAGCGCAACAA atCCAGAAAGTCGTTATCGCTCTAGGAGATTTCATGCACGCGGAATGTCACGCATGCATTGGTGGCACCAACGTTCGTGAGGATATGCGAAAACTGGATCAAGGTGTTCACGTGGTTGTTGGTACGCCCGGCAGAGTTTACGATATGATCAGCCGACGAGCACTTCGAGCAAGTAGCATCAAACTGTTCGTGCTGGATGAGGCCGATGAAATGCTTTCTCGAGGATTTAAAGATCAAATTCATgatgtattcaaattattacCTAACGAAGTTCAG GTTATATTGTTATCTGCGACAATGCCATCCGATGTGTTGGATGTATCCAAATGTTTTATGCGGAATCCTATTCGtattttggttaaaaaagAGGAGCTAACATTAGAGGgtatcaaacaattttttgtttatgtcgAACGCGAAGATTGGAAATTGGAGACTCTATGCGATTTGTACGACACTTTGAGTATCACCCAGGCTGTTATCTTCTGCAATACGCGGCGTAAAGTAGATTGGTTAACAGAGAGCATGCATAAACGCGACTTCACTGTTTCCGCTATGCATGGTGACATGGAACAGAAGGAACGCGATCTTATCATGCGTCAATTCCGTACTGGATCATCTCGAGTCTTGATTACTACCGATCTTCTGGCACGTGGTATTGATGTGCAACAAGTTTCGcttgttattaattatgatttacCTTCCAAccgagaaaattatattcatcg AATTGGTCGTGGTGGTCGTTTTGGCCGTAAAGGTGTGGCCATTAACTTTGTGACGGAAGAAGATAAACGAACCTTGAAAGATATTGAACAATTTTACAACACTCACATCGATGAAATGCCAATGAATGTCGCTGATCTGATTTAA
- the LOC105837114 gene encoding LOW QUALITY PROTEIN: probable histone-lysine N-methyltransferase CG1716 (The sequence of the model RefSeq protein was modified relative to this genomic sequence to represent the inferred CDS: deleted 1 base in 1 codon), translating into MARRRKTEVKASEKSSHKYVPVRKSSRQIAKKQLEEKKINGYITQISCSNNSEDSKSTSEGHSHQVLSKKNQMSQKKHNKHKEKISSNSVIINNDNAVYSATQYKHDVNESDSQDDMDNAIKNSEKLSPEDVHQVVIGNPSLSSESTSASTKVEPWPEDVVEEMIVCEEMQVEENIADNRHGYSLTQDNVVIEEVLLVNEPNLENKNFVEFTVIQNENGDESMAMASKLEKIPNNEYHAVGKDVNSVHMNKSENSISVMHTDESVTLCSSGNSNTTESNIDKPYINKKKMVLEERNSKKQKSKTFYDKIRKEISESISEKVRLCSIKDDSSSSMEEDNSKWKSKLLLEKNMHVDLSKEDSFNKIDNKLADMQISESSQEIQKLVNDLSNVESADSPIQTPLNLEKLSPVQLNIDDESSSSILDKMEQLHCPNNSVSPHIKEIFSKTAELNNIIKNQEQNILESNSCIDKLQCTDRVLLKSKITQDKKSTSQQKNSEHLTTTDEYQDSEGDNSKVDNEDMKLSSSSENSNDTLLSLTNYKGREFDIKNTINNTSDLDKKIEFRSNESIDISSEKNSSNNSGVRRSSRIRSIGLMKQRSRGRGLVTKPNIDSSKAIQQEKEKVVNNINSSIIQEVKIDNSETQCDKENSSNKVSTSIDTLTPINISYNVTGYDSDSSKPVKVKSRWRRSSELEMGGSNTGFGSIIAPVSMIGSSIVLPSERYAPVNIGESTSSESKHNVINTNVKVCTETEQSKDVPVISSNVSTVSTVAQIPKTIGAKILLPMVLETEDREMEERLSQFEHLQENLYLTERYTNKETKRMVCDCFLTEEEIERGELGCGEDCLNRLLMIECGPRCVVGDRCTNRRFQNCDYAKCEVFRTEKKGFGLRAVADIMAGEFIMEYVGEVVDPKDFRRRAKEYSKDKNRHYYFMALKSDQIIDATMKGNISRFINHSCDPNAETQKWTVNGELRIGFFNTKFIAAGEEITFDYHFQRYGKEAQKCYCEAQNCRGWIGETPEEEKEKIEKKEKRYERDTKKKKEEKKPADYMEDEDLEEEIDKLCSGGLKNRAHTLTLSRLMVRSRELEHRTRLLRVIQSGEQPCRRLFLDYHGLRLIWSYVMDIATNESEEAQQFRLEVLKTLSTLPIPNKTMLMDSKVYSVVERWSKRLYLSPNVDSPEDDQIKSKMNCEELNSNSDNSEKKSLDEHLNDIPDKSNNNIENCLAVCEIKSENTDQNLIPDLASSILAEWSNLKEVFRIPKKERIEQMKEHEREADRGYKEELEKEEKRSTLSYDRHRSDRYNRNEIDKRGDRRRGRESPEADHSRTKDKRIEERSLVPIPRQTMTKYERRQLFALKVAKEEEERQRRQQQESWQEHENRCLALGIDPHTTAMVDPQTGYPVFYNPTLGQWQHYSTQDGGEVTQPCTPVYVGSAQSTAIIGQNSHILPSGMTTDMSSGITTGIPPGVPPPGVAYSLSQTSVFNQTSSYSLISHPQPYTEGQLPLPNNHQFSNLTPVESVTSRPQPEISAIDLPPKWKSATDSRGRTYYYHVKERISQWLPPPPDHIGVQPDSSSTSESSEESSSSNEDDEDIDDDHNDDQRSDDMEASSVITESPLSTSRPNVSKKLGGHNPIGSSLPFPESKKRRDGLVQERIISPRREEDRIDHKAYKEIKEKLRRQKERTKLKDHVEKLRKHRRSNKLKSHSRHGLNKLQSTSAEMSPLSERKIKDTFRINMANVMVHFLNPYRKNDCKQGRITNTEDFKHLARKLTHFVLAKELKHCKSVDELQCNDNVKHKARDFVRKYMSKFGAVYQKSTDED; encoded by the exons ATGGCACGCAGACGTAAAACCGAAGTAAAAGCATCTGAGAAGTCATCTCATAAATATGTACCTGTACGCAAATCTAGCCGACAAATAGCTAAGAAACAattggaagaaaaaaagataaatggaTATATTACGCAGATATCTTGCTCAAACAATTCGGAAGACTCTAAGTCTACTAGCGAAGGTCATAGCCATCAAGTTCTTTCAAAGAAGAATCAAATGTCTCAGAAGAAACACAacaaacataaagaaaaaatttccagTAAcagtgtaattataaataatgataatgctGTATACAGTGCTACTCAATATAAACATGATGTAAATGAGAGTGATAGTCAAGATGATATggataatgcaattaaaaattcagaaaaactCAGTCCAGAGGATGTGCATCAGGTTGTTATTGGTAATCCAAGTTTGAGTAGTGAATCCACATCTGCGTCAACCAAAGTAGAACCATGGCCAGAGGATGTTGTAGAGGAAATGATAGTCTGTGAAGAGATGCAGGTGGAGGAAAACATTGCAGACAATAGACATGGTTATTCCTTGACACAGGACAATGTTGTAATTGAAGAAGTATTACTTGTAAATGAACCTAATCTAGAAAAcaagaattttgtagaatttaCTGTGATACAGAATGAAAATGGCGATGAATCCATGGCAATGGCATCTAAGTTAGAAAAGATTCCGAATAATGAATATCATGCTGTTGGGAAAGATGTTAATAGTGTACATATGAACAAATCAGAAAATTCCATATCAGTCATGCATACAGATGAATCGGTAACTTTGTGCAGTAGTGGAAATAGTAATACTACAGAATCTAATATAGATAAACCTTATatcaacaaaaagaaaatggtATTGGAAGAAAGGAatagtaaaaaacaaaagagcaagacattttatgataaaattagaaaggaAATTTCAGAGTCAATATCTGAAAAAGTTCGATTATGTTCTATTAAAGATGATTCTAGTTCTTCTATGGAAGAAGATAATTCCAAGTGGAAGAGCAAGCTCttactagaaaaaaatatgcatgtaGATTTGTCAAAAGAAgattcatttaataaaatagataacaaATTGGCGGATATGCAGATAAGTGAATCTTCACAAGAGATACAAAAATTGGTGAATGATCTTTCTAATGTAGAAAGTGCCGATTCTCCAATACAAACTCCTTTAAATCTAGAAAAGCTATCACCAGTTCAATTAAATATCGATGACGAAAGCAGTTCGTCAATATTAGATAAAATGGAACAATTACATTGCCCAAATAATTCTGTTAGTCCTCACATTAAGGAGATATTCTCAAAAACGGCGGAActcaacaatattattaaaaatcaagaacaaaatattttagaatccaATTCTTGTATTGATAAACTTCAATGTACAGATCGAGTTTTATTAAAGTCAAAAATTACACAAGACAAGAAGAGTACGAGTCAGCAAAAGAATTCAGAGCATTTAACAACTACTGATGAATATCAAGATAGTGAGGGAGATAACAGCAAAGTTGATAATGAAGATATGAAGTTGAGCAGCAGCAGTGAAAACAGTAATGACACCTTATTATCATTAACCAATTACAAAGGACGagaatttgatataaaaaacacaattaataatacaagtgatcttgacaaaaaaattgaatttagaaGTAATGAAAGCATTGATATAAgttctgaaaaaaatagttcAAACAATTCAGGTGTAAGACGAAGTAGTAGAATTCGGTCTATTGGATTAATGAAACAAAg ATCTCGCGGACGTGGCTTGGTTACAAAACCTAATATAGATAGCTCAAAAGCTATTcaacaagaaaaagaaaaagtagttaataatataaattcttcaaTTATTCAGGAAGTAAAAATAGATAACTCAGAGACTCAATGTGATAAGGAAAATAGTTCTAACAAGGTCTCAACATCGATTGATACTTTGACACctataaatattagttataatGTGACAGGATATGATTCTGATTCTTCAAAGCCGGTTAAAGTAAAATCTCGTTGGCGGAGATCGAGTGAACTTGAAATGGGTGGATCAAACACAGGATTTGGATCTATCATTGCCCCTGTGTCAATGATTGGATCATCTATTGTACTTCCTTCTGAACGTTATGCACCAGTAAACATAGGAGAATCCACGTCATCAGAATCGAaacataatgttattaatacaaatgtaaaagttTGTACAGAAACAGAGCAAAGTAAAGATGTACCAGTGATATCTAGTAATGTTTCTACTGTTTCAACAGTAGCACAAATTCCAAAAACTATAGGAGCAAAGATTTTGTTGCCGATGGTTCTTGAAACAGAAGATAGAGAAATGGAAGAAAGACTGAGTCAGTTTGAACACTtgcaagaaaatttatatcttactGAAAG aTATACAAACAAGGAAACTAAAAGAATGGTATGTGATTGTTTCTTAACGGAAGAAGAAATTGAGAGAGGAGAACTCGGTTGTGGAGAAGATTGCCTTAATAGACTTCTCATGATAGAAtg tggACCTAGATGTGTAGTAGGTGATAGATGTACAAATAGAAGATTTCAAAATTGTGACTATGCCAAATGCGAAGTTTTTCGAACAGAGAAGAAAGGTTTTGGGTTACGTGCTGTTGCTGACATTATGGc GGGTGAATTTATAATGGAATATGTAGGTGAAGTTGTAGATCCAAAGGATTTTAGACGCCGGGCAAAAGAATATTCCAAAGATAAAAAcagacattattattttatggcGTTAAAATCTGATCAGATTATAGATGCTACTATGAAAGGAAATATATCTCGATTCATTAATCACAGCTGTGATCCAAATGCAGAAACGCAAAAA tGGACAGTAAACGGAGAATTACGAATAGGCTTtttcaatacaaaatttatagcaGCTGGCGAAGAAATTACTTTTGATTATCATTTTCAACGTTATgg caAAGAAGCTCAAAAGTGTTATTGTGAGGCACAGAATTGTCGAGGTTGGATAGGCGAAACACCTgaagaagaaaaggagaagattgaaaagaaagaaaaacgttATGAAAGAGATacgaaaaagaagaaggaagaaaagaaaccTGCTGATTATATGGAGGATGAAGAC ttgGAGGAAGAAATAGACAAGTTGTGTTCAGGTGGTTTGAAAAACCGTGCACATACCTTAACATTAAGTAGATTGATGGTTCGCAGCAGAGAATTAGAACATAGAACACGTTTATTACGTGTCATTCAAAGTGGTGAACAACCATGTCGAAGATTATTCTTGGATTATCATGGATTACGTTTGATTTGGAGTTACGTTATGGACATTGCCACAAACGAATCGGAAGAAGCTCAACAATTTCGCTTGGAAGTGTTGAAAACTTTAAGTACACTGCCAATACCAAATAAGACGATGTTAATGGATAGCAAAGTCTATAGTGTAGTTGAAAGGTGGTCGAAGAGATTATATCTTTCTCCAAATGTTGATTCCCCAGAAGATGATCAGATTAAATCAAAGATGAACTGTGAAGAGTTGAATAGTAATTCTGATAACAGTGAAAAGAAAAGTCTTGATGAACATCTGAATGACATTCcagataaaagtaataataatatcgaaAATTGTTTGGCAGTTTGCGAAATTAAATCAGAAAACACGGACCAAAATCTTATCCCTGATTTAGCTTCCAGTATTCTTGCTGAATGGTCCAATTTGAAAGAAGTTTTCAGAATAccgaaaaaagaaagaattgagCAGATGAAGGAGCATGAAAGAGAAGCAG ATCGAGGATATAAAGAAGAATTggagaaggaagaaaaaagaagcacGTTGTCATATGATAg GCATAGATCTGATAGATATAATCGGAATGAAATAGATAAACGTGGCGATAGAAGACGAGGACGAGAATCTCCAGAAGCTGATCATAGTAGAAcgaaagataaaagaataGAAGAACGGAGTCTAGTTCCTATACCACGGCAAACAATGACAAAGTATGAACGTAGGCAATTATTTGCACTTAAAGTTGcgaaagaagaggaggagagacAACGTCGTCAACAACAAGAATCCTGGCAGGAACATGAAAACAGATGTTTGGCATTGGGTATAGATCCCCATACTACTGCCATGGTTGATCCTCAAACTGGTTATCCTGTTTTTTATAATCCAACTCTAGGCCAATGGCAGCATTATTCTACTCAAG atggAGGAGAAGTAACGCAACCATGCACTCCTGTATATGTGGGAAGTGCTCAATCTACTGCTATAATAGGTCAGAATTCTCATATATTACCATCAGGAATGACAACTGACATGTCGTCTGGAATTACGACTGGCATTCCACCTGGTGTACCGCCACCTGGTGTAGCTTATTCGTTAAGTCAAACGTCTGTGTTCAATCAAACATCTTCCTACTCTTTGATATCACATCCGCAACCATACACCGAAGGGCAACTACCTCTTCCAAATA ATCACCAATTCTCTAATCTTACGCCCGTGGAGAGCGTTACGAGTCGACCACAACCTGAAATTTCAGCAATAGATTTGCCACCGAAATGGAAGAGTGCGACGGACAGCAGAGGTAGAACGTACTATTACCACGTGAAGGAAAGAATATCGCAATGGTTACCCCCGCCACCCGATCACATCGGAGTACAGCCAGATTCGTCATCTACCTCGGAATCTAGTGAGGAGTCTAGTTCATCAAACGAGGATGACGAAGATATTGATGATGATCATAATGATGATCAAAGAAGTGATGATATGGAGGCAAGTAGCGTTATAACAGAGAGTCCTTTGAGCACATCTAGGCCAaatgtatctaaaaaattaggtGGTCATAATCCAATTGGAAGTTCACTGCCGTTTCCTGAATCTAAGAAGAGAAGAGATGGATTGGTTCAAGAAAGAATTATTAgt cCACGTAGGGAAGAGGATCGTATTGATCATAAAgcatataaagaaataaaagaaaaactccGGCGACAAAAAGAGAGGACAAAGCTGAAAGATCATGTTGAAAAGTTAAGGAAACATAGACGaagtaataaattgaaatctcATTCGCGACATGGATTGAACAAGTTGCAATCAACATCAGCCGAAATGTCTCCTTTGTCCGAAAGGAAAATCAAGgatacatttagaataaacaTGGCTAATGTGATGGTTCACTTTTTAAATCCGTATAGGAAAAATGACTGTAAGCAAGGGAGAATAACCAATACCGAAGATTTCAAGCATCTAGCTAGAAAG TTAACACATTTTGTACTTGCAAAGgaatta aaacattgtaaaaGCGTGGATGAGCTACAATGTAATGATAACGTTAAACATAAAGCAAGAGATTTTGTACGTAAGTACATGAGCAAGTTTGGAGCAGTGTATCAGAAAAGTACAGACGAAGAttag
- the LOC105835559 gene encoding uncharacterized protein LOC105835559 — MQICVDIPLCSLCISCVMARSLCSSSNLYQFLYILAKSNTSGIYVNKISNVKCFEKIALYMMDVLEPELIWVNGQCYRFYESTAWKNIHTSAPYMEDKESVDSNEESETDIEIVPHDTSFKHTFYVPKIFYSHIIGTKGLTRKKLENETRTTIDIPKKGKDGNIVIIGRERKAVISARHRIDLLIEASKKKINYTHFLSIPLNKKEIIDKYLSFKNEVLEKYDKATYNIDESIFQTSSKLHITIGMFKLFDDNDKKNAIDALMNCKENLIDPFIEENGPLNIQLQGVACMNDDPTEVKVLYAQITHNEKLQELVNKIANYFIDIGLMEREYDNIKLHATLMNVSFKNDYPAKLKDRYNASEILKVYRKTLFGDTILNQIDISELHTAPKDVAYVVTESDIIEINDGISTIFCSEHTLKMNGTFNAFQMTHRPEVTSKRKHIRLKKSMKLPDDTFEYWGFYLLKNATVALSVCSRFEGASIFVVKGEKNLRTCDLLDHNINKQMQDVFAPGANKQVKIILQSNAQEIDSEETTTFEPITAMHNIDETEELILKTSSENPLERNFEKNPNNSTSIFQATDEKLMNSLETLYHVATSYISKHINSFQENVNNTRKERHIEHHKMKNSKRVKDERMKQRKKDVYSYDKKMHLKKLKQILLSHKIEERKKQETEEEDEVNTKRFKRSRELIIPSLLDQGIRHGGNADQNYTSNSSEMSSISSFESSLLNCYNGDILLAHEFQPSTQCTNVSYLLNGKHIQANHHVEQDGYYYYIFYSNNDIVSNDIYTIFDIYKPTFQYENVTKSCINQTECSFRIRPLSADRVIVEIPTKDGIDQNEDDVDMLISICQPRMSTYMIFPIAALLLILGCAFI, encoded by the exons atgcaaatttgtgtggatataccatTATGCAGCTTATGCATTTCGTGTGTGATGGCCCGAAGTTTGTGCAGCAGCTCCaatttgtatcaatttttgtatatacttGCAAAGAGTAACACGTCTggtatatatgttaataagaTATCTAATGTTAAATGCTTTGAAAAG atTGCACTTTATATGATGGATGTATTAGAACCAGAATTAATTTGGGTTAATGGACAGTGCTATAGATTTTATGAAAGTACCGCTTGGAAAAACATTCATACGTCAGCCCCATATATGGAGGACAAAGAATCAGTAGATTCAAATGAGGAATCTGAAACTGATATCGAAATAGTGCCTCATGATACATCTTTTAAGCATACCTTTTATGTACCCAA AATCTTTTACTCACATATAATTGGTACAAAAGGACTAACACGCAAGAAATTGGAAAATGAGACACGAACAACTATTGATATAccaaaaaaaggaaaggatGGAAATAttg ttattattggaCGGGAACGTAAGGCTGTAATATCTGCAAGACACAGAATTGATTTACTAATAGAAGCTtcgaagaaaaagataaattacacacattttttgtcaattccattgaataagaaagaaataattgataaatatctttcttttaagAACGAAGTATTGGAGAAATATGATAAAGctacatataatattgatgaatcaatttttcaaacatcatccaaattacacaTTACCATTGGAATGTTCAAATTATTTGATGATAATGACAAAAAGAATGCTATCGACGCTCTCATGAATTGTAAAGAAAACCTTATAGA TCcatttattgaagaaaatggACCATTAAATATACAGTTACAAGGAGTTGCATGCATGAATGATGATCCTACTGAAGTTAAGGTTTTGTATGCACAAATCACACACAATGAAAAGTTGCAAGAActcgttaataaaattgctaattatttcattgataTAG gTTTAATGGAGAGAGAATacgacaatataaaattacatgctACTTTAATGAATGTATCATTCAAAAATGATTATCCAGCAAAACttaaagatagatataatgcaagtgaaatattaaaa GTATAtagaaaaacattatttggagatacaatattaaatcagATTGATATATCTGAACTTCATACTGCTCCCAAAGATG TTGCATATGTGGTAACAGAATCCGATATTATAGAAATCAACGATGggatttcaacaatattttgttcG gaacatactttaaaaatgaatGGCACTTTTAATGCTTTCCAAATGACTCATCGACCAGAAGTAACATCGAAACGAAAACATATAAGGCTTAAAAAGAGCATGAAATTACCAGACGATACATTTGAGTATTGgggattttatttattgaaaaatgcgaCTGTAGCACTTTCTGTGTGTTCgag atttgaGGGAGCCTCTATATTTGTGGTAAAAGGAGAGAAGAATCTACGCACTTGCGACTTATTGGATCACAATATTAATAAGCAAATGCAAGATGTTTTCGCACCAGGTGCAAATaaacaagttaaaataatacttcaaTCAAATGCACAAGAAATTGATTCTGAAGAAACAACCACATTCGAACCTATTACAGCTATGCACAATATTGACGAAACAgaggaattaattttaaaaacaagcTCTGAAAATCCTTTGGAaagaaattttgagaaaaatccTAATAACAGCACTTCAATTTTTCAAGCTACGGATGAAAAATTGATGAACAGTTTAGAGACATTGTATCATGTTGCAACATCTTATATTTCTAAACATATAAAcagttttcaagaaaatgtaaataacacTAGAAAAGAGAGACATATTGAACATCATAAAATGAAGAACAGTAAACGAGTAAAGGATGAAAGAATGaaacaaaggaaaaaagatgtttatagttatgataaaaaaatgcatttaaagaaattaaaacaaattttgcttTCACATAAAatcgaagagagaaagaaacaggAAACAGAGGAAGAAGACGAGGTAAACACcaaaagatttaaaagaagTAGAGAACTCATAATACCATCTTTATTAGATCAAGGCATCAGGCATGGTGGAAATGCCGATCAAAATTACACCTCTAATTCCAGCGAAATGTCATCTATTTCCAGTTTCGAAAgtagtttattaaattgttacaatgGAGACATACTATTAGCTCATGAATTTCAACCTTCGACTCAATGTACCAATGTTTCCTACCTACTCAATGGTAAACATATACAGGCAAATCATCATGTCGAACAAGatggttattattattacattttttatagcaATAACGATATTGTGTCCAATGATATTTATACgatttttgatatatataagcCAACTTTTCAATATGAAAACGTGACTAAATCATGTATCAATCAAACTGAATGCTCATTTCGTATAAGACCGTTGTCAGCGGATAGAGTAATTGTTGAAATACCAACCAAGGATGGTATAGATCAGAACGAGGACGACGTTGATATGCTAATTTCTATCTGTCAGCCACGAATGAGCACGTACATGATTTTCCCGATAGCAGCATTGCTCTTAATTCTTGGTTgtgcttttatataa